In Anopheles gambiae chromosome 2, idAnoGambNW_F1_1, whole genome shotgun sequence, a single window of DNA contains:
- the LOC1270025 gene encoding nose resistant to fluoxetine protein 6 produces MALPAVALTRVILVLNFLVANISGRIVNATDDYELMPALFHYENVTECFEKYPASAYCVVKTVLKPEESSDVWRAIEQYSKNPSYHEHSLLDRGLCVDRCVRLLDGLSSSAKATLEMEPITVKPYHLLSIPSETGLPKYRTQYGRILNICVNHRLKQRYNLSGHSELERCVTAATQHPSIDAYHVLFLSLIATLCGLVGYASYLEWRHTPPPPSPSLDNNNETSATTKANHARRSTTTNALWMEFALQRSWSQLVSPPRTKLQRDFAFVEIFRMLSVFIILAIHVSMAYVAAPTANMRPLEEFYGLPLSLIAVSVFPFQVHTFFTISGVMLAVHFLEFASSRATRVGWSFLWKGVVMRYVRIFPVLLVVWLYQVSWLDWFARGPGDYRYFALERDNCRTNGWLNFLFLNNYFKASSMCMQQSWHLAADFQFFLAGLPLLILINRHPRLLWPLVTSASIFSIAAPIVNLYHHKLPGVILANFKQLRFIFYVHPVLTNDYMLSHPHTCSYFSGLFAGLAYHRYRTTSIPWLSGDTTSSRLLKWLPPAMVLLQAAASPLFYALDYSEPMLWNAVYGAVHRCCWGAMCAVGILYGATMWQGRHSWIHFHPALQLLSRLSFGVFMVQFNVLKSLTQNASGNGTGFSWKIFFEAVLYTWIVCYGVALVLALAVELPAAAIFKRLLGARKSSQTDKTEQQCALKKE; encoded by the exons ATGGCCTTGCCAGCCGTAGCGCTAACTCGTGTGATTTTGGTGCTAAACTTCCTGGTTGCAAACATTTCTGGAAGAATTGTGAACGCCACAG ATGATTATGAGCTGATGCCGGCGCTGTTCCATTATGAAAATGTAACTGAATGTTTCGAAAAGTATCCCGCGAGTGCTTACTGTGTAGTGAAAACGGTTCTTAAACCGGAGGAAAGCTCCGACGTGTGGCGTGCAATAGAA CAATACTCCAAGAATCCTTCCTACCACGAACACTCCCTGCTCGATCGGGGACTGTGCGTCGATCGGTGTGTGCGCCTGCTCGATGGTTTAAGTTCTTCCGCCAAGGCCACTCTTGAAATGGAACCAATCACAGTGAAACCTTAC CATCTTCTTTCGATCCCATCAGAAACAGGGCTTCCCAAATATCGGACCCAGTACGGAAGAATTCTCAACATCTGCGTCAACCATCGGCTCAAACAGCGCTACAATCTGTCCGGCCACTCCGAGCTGGAACGATGTGTAACTGCGGCTACACAGCACCCCTCGATCGATGCGTATCATGTGCTGTTCCTATCACTAATCGCAACACTTTGCGGTTTGGTTGGGTACGCAAGTTACCTCGAATGGCGGCacacgccaccaccaccatcaccgtcaTTGGACAACAATAACGAAACGAGCGCCACTACAAAAGCAAACCACGCAAGacgctccaccaccaccaacgcgCTGTGGATGGAGTTTGCACTCCAAAGAAGCTGGTCACAGCTCGTATCACCACCCAGGACGAAGCTGCAGCGTGATTTTGCTTTCGTTGAGATCTTCCGCATGCTGTCGGTGTTTATCATACTGGCCATCCACGTGTCCATGGCGTATGTGGCAGCGCCGACAGCGAACATGCGACCGTTGGAAGAGTTTTACGGTCTTCCGCTATCGTTGATCGCTGTCAGCGTGTTTCCATTTCAGGTGCATACATTTTTCACAATCAGTGGTGTGATGCTGGCGGTACACTTTCTCGAGTTTGCCAGCTCAAGGGCAACCCGTGTCGGTTGGTCGTTCCTGTGGAAGGGTGTGGTGATGCGCTATGTACGTATCTTTCCCGTCCTGCTTGTGGTGTGGCTTTATCAGGTGTCGTGGCTCGATTGGTTTGCTCGGGGTCCGGGTGACTATCGGTACTTTGCACTGGAGCGGGACAACTGTCGGACGAACGGGTGGTTGAACTTTCTATTCTTAAATAATTACTTCAAAGCCAGCTCTATG TGTATGCAACAATCATGGCATTTGGCGGCCGATTTTCAATTCTTTCTTGCCGGACTACCTTTGCTGATACTGATCAACCGTCATCCACGACTGCTGTGGCCGTTGGTAACCAGTGCCAGTATCTTCTCGATAGCAGCTCCCATCGTGAatctgtaccaccacaaaCTGCCTGGAGTGATCCTTGCCAACTTCAA ACAGCTCCGATTCATCTTCTACGTTCATCCTGTTCTTACGAACGATTACATGCTCTCGCATCCCCACACCTGCAGCTACTTCAGTGGACTGTTTGCCGGCCTTGCGTACCATCGCTATCGTACAACGTCCATTCCCTGGCTTTCGGGTGATACAACTTCTTCCCGACTATTGAAATGGCTACCGCCAGCAATGGTCCTGCTACAAGCTGCCGCTTCTCCCCTGTTCTACGCCCTCGACTACAGCGAACCAATGCTGTGGAATGCTGTGTACGGGGCGGTTCATCGGTGCTGCTGGGGTGCCATGTGTGCGGTGGGCATCCTGTACGGTGCGACGATGTGGCAGGGTCGTCACTCGTGGATCCACTTCCATCCAGCGCTGCAGCTGCTTAGTCGCCTTTCGTTCGGTGTGTTTATGGTGCAGTTTAATGTGCTGAAGAGCCTGACACAAAATGCATCCGGCAATGGAACGGGCTTTAGTTGGAAGATTTTC TTTGAAGCGGTCCTGTACACGTGGATCGTATGTTACGGGGTGGCGCTTGTACTCGCCTTGGCGGTTGAGCTACCAGCGGCAGCCATTTTCAAGCGATTATTAG GTGCACGCAAATCTTcacaaacagacaaaacaGAGCAGCAATGTGCTTTAAAAAAGGAGTGA
- the LOC5666848 gene encoding uncharacterized protein LOC5666848 isoform X2: protein MMRCQRATVLVVVLQVVLTRLVHSTLAVEQNELPALYELEDWRECEIAPEQDWYCVVRVLLTREDAVECLKVNDVKRFRRTLLDRGICLSHAQRTVEVETMPVSVKFPSKCWNVSDRYILNRSYFPPAMHPDVRTELVASELINSRLIARYPHLRAYSEIEYCLQSDPKPVYEQALGVTLAVTLVLAAVLALNARRWILPKCSPAKSTQPIKQIVLFDLYKCFGAVGVVLAHCCLFGSFLMPMKNIELLEEVIAHPYAKFWRLFCPFLMLAFFVMSSMLLTVKLLHGDPSKRPTLGAIISHRLIRLMPVNLLMVAFGALVYDRFAGGGPLLSRQLIVEQGFCRSYWWMNVLFISNFNMQRPVK, encoded by the exons ATGATGAGATGCCAGCGAGCAACAGTTCTAGTGGTGGTGTTACAAGTAGTTCTTACCCGGTTAGTGCATTCTACGTTAGCGGTAGAACAGAATGAGCTGCCGGCACTGTATGAGCTAGAGGATTGGCGCGAGTGTGAGATAGCCCCGGAGCAAGACTGGTACTGTGTAGTGCGTGTGCTACTCACAAGGGAGGACGCAGTGGAGTGCCTGAAAGTGAATGATGTAAAACGGTTCCGTAGGACACTTCTCGATAGGGGCATCTGTTTGTCACACGCCCAAAGGACTGTGGAAGTTGAAACAATGCCAGTGAGTGTGAAATTTCCCTCCAAATGCTGGAATGTGTCCGATCGCTACATACTCAACCGATCGTACTTCCCGCCGGCGATGCACCCGGATGTACGGACGGAGCTGGTAGCAAGCGAGCTGATTAATAGCCGGCTAATAGCTCGCTACCCCCATCTACGGGCGTACAGTGAGATAGAATACTGCCTGCAAAGTGATCCAAAACCAGTGTACGAGCAAGCGTTAGGCGTTACGCTAGCTGTAACGCTTGTACTTGCTGCCGTTCTAGCGCTAAACGCACGCCGTTGGATCTTACCAAAGTGTTCGCCTGCAAAGTCAACCCAACCGATCAAGCAGATCGTGCTGTTCGATCTGTACAAATGCTTCGGTGCGGTTGGTGTGGTTCTGGCACATTGCTGCCTGTTCGGGTCCTTTCTAATGCCAATGAAAAACATTGAGTTGCTGGAGGAG GTAATTGCACATCCGTATGCAAAATTCTGGCGCCTCTTCTGTCCCTTTCTCATGCTGGCGTTCTTCGTGATGAGCTCGATGCTGCTGACGGTCAAGCTATTGCACGGTGACCCATCGAAACGACCCACACTCGGTGCAATCATTAGCCACCGGCTGATAAGACTGATGCCCGTGAATCTGCTCATGGTCGCGTTCGGTGCGCTCGTGTACGATCGCTTCGCCGGCGGTGGGCCCCTCCTTTCGCGCCAGCTGATCGTCGAGCAGGGCTTTTGCCGATCGTACTGGTGGATGAACGTGCTGTTCATTTCGAACTTCAACATGCAACGGCCGGTAAAATGA
- the LOC5666848 gene encoding uncharacterized protein LOC5666848 isoform X1 — MMRCQRATVLVVVLQVVLTRLVHSTLAVEQNELPALYELEDWRECEIAPEQDWYCVVRVLLTREDAVECLKVNDVKRFRRTLLDRGICLSHAQRTVEVETMPVSVKFPSKCWNVSDRYILNRSYFPPAMHPDVRTELVASELINSRLIARYPHLRAYSEIEYCLQSDPKPVYEQALGVTLAVTLVLAAVLALNARRWILPKCSPAKSTQPIKQIVLFDLYKCFGAVGVVLAHCCLFGSFLMPMKNIELLEEVIAHPYAKFWRLFCPFLMLAFFVMSSMLLTVKLLHGDPSKRPTLGAIISHRLIRLMPVNLLMVAFGALVYDRFAGGGPLLSRQLIVEQGFCRSYWWMNVLFISNFNMQRPCLPDSWYVSADMQLYVVIALALQIMFRFPKHNGAILALLTVCSFLGPFLTIFYTDFDPVGPSSLHEMRFFLLGSRFMSQLYTPFYNNLSWSVAGLMAGIVYDRYQRIGDSAKKQKQLLHYITLTIKISFVMLVVMIYATIVASNEESQPSTRWWLALCYSAYKLSGACFISASFLRISLTERATNFNIPRVVRIGAALYYCIYFTHFPIMRIVYSSAVETIITPWFLIRKAVKVFGITYVLSVVLHYTYENTAIKWLQWIFFGRKR, encoded by the exons ATGATGAGATGCCAGCGAGCAACAGTTCTAGTGGTGGTGTTACAAGTAGTTCTTACCCGGTTAGTGCATTCTACGTTAGCGGTAGAACAGAATGAGCTGCCGGCACTGTATGAGCTAGAGGATTGGCGCGAGTGTGAGATAGCCCCGGAGCAAGACTGGTACTGTGTAGTGCGTGTGCTACTCACAAGGGAGGACGCAGTGGAGTGCCTGAAAGTGAATGATGTAAAACGGTTCCGTAGGACACTTCTCGATAGGGGCATCTGTTTGTCACACGCCCAAAGGACTGTGGAAGTTGAAACAATGCCAGTGAGTGTGAAATTTCCCTCCAAATGCTGGAATGTGTCCGATCGCTACATACTCAACCGATCGTACTTCCCGCCGGCGATGCACCCGGATGTACGGACGGAGCTGGTAGCAAGCGAGCTGATTAATAGCCGGCTAATAGCTCGCTACCCCCATCTACGGGCGTACAGTGAGATAGAATACTGCCTGCAAAGTGATCCAAAACCAGTGTACGAGCAAGCGTTAGGCGTTACGCTAGCTGTAACGCTTGTACTTGCTGCCGTTCTAGCGCTAAACGCACGCCGTTGGATCTTACCAAAGTGTTCGCCTGCAAAGTCAACCCAACCGATCAAGCAGATCGTGCTGTTCGATCTGTACAAATGCTTCGGTGCGGTTGGTGTGGTTCTGGCACATTGCTGCCTGTTCGGGTCCTTTCTAATGCCAATGAAAAACATTGAGTTGCTGGAGGAG GTAATTGCACATCCGTATGCAAAATTCTGGCGCCTCTTCTGTCCCTTTCTCATGCTGGCGTTCTTCGTGATGAGCTCGATGCTGCTGACGGTCAAGCTATTGCACGGTGACCCATCGAAACGACCCACACTCGGTGCAATCATTAGCCACCGGCTGATAAGACTGATGCCCGTGAATCTGCTCATGGTCGCGTTCGGTGCGCTCGTGTACGATCGCTTCGCCGGCGGTGGGCCCCTCCTTTCGCGCCAGCTGATCGTCGAGCAGGGCTTTTGCCGATCGTACTGGTGGATGAACGTGCTGTTCATTTCGAACTTCAACATGCAACGGCCG TGCTTGCCCGACTCGTGGTACGTTAGTGCCGATATGCAGCTGTACGTTGTGATCGCACTTGCACTTCAAATTATGTTTAG ATTTCCAAAGCACAACGGTGCAATTCTTGCACTCCTAACAGTGTGTTCCTTTCTCGGACCATTTCTTACCATCTTTTACACCGACTTTGACCCGGTAGGACCTTCCAGCCTGCATGAAATGCGTTTCTTCCTGCTCGGCAGCCGCTTTATGTCGCAGCTTTACACACCTTTCTACAACAATCTTTCCTGGAGCGTAGCTGGCTTAATGGCTGGGATCGTGTACGATCGCTATCAGCGCATTGGTGACAGCGCtaagaagcagaagcagctgTTACACTACATAACTCTTACCATAAAGATATCGTTCGTAATGCTCGTCGTAATGATATACGCGACGATCGTTGCTTCGAACGAAGAATCGCAGCCAAGCACGCGATGGTGGTTAGCACTCTGCTATTCAGCGTACAAACTCTCCGGAGCATGCTTTATTAGTGCTTCATTTTTGCGCAtttcactcacagagagag caacaaatttcaacattccACGGGTGGTGCGCATTGGTGCAGCGCTCTACTATTGCATTTACTTTACACATTTCCCAATCATGCGCATCGTTTATAGTAGCGCAGTAGAGACAATCATCACGCCATGGTTTTTG ATTCGAAAAGCAGTAAAGGTGTTTGGAATTACGTACGTACTGTCCGTTGTACTGCATTACACCTATGAAAACACGGCAATCAAGTGGCTGCAGTGGATATTCTTTGGTAGAAAACGATGA
- the LOC1270023 gene encoding nose resistant to fluoxetine protein 6 → MKFPFLRNSPSPMISLVRLSVLCVGWHLATVDAFDVLLGYNKSEYWKIPQLQLYDSIEQCLHNKPEGVFCVAKVVIKPESRSEIWRLIKKYSKYTFQYNHDVLTRGVCLDRCKSVVEQLGPEAERFYVPKFNVSKRYAISDWLLPNVTQYRRAYGYLINVCQNYDLRTRYNLSGYAEIEECTTNENLDRPMDTLDICYIVLLALLLLLAISSQCYDSWLARRSSDDENYYRKSHKSRVATLATAFSLRRNWARLTYKASRCQYQQDLDFLDLVRVLTMSFILLLHVFIGMAMFTAQNPLAMEQFSAHPLSQMLFSIAPFQVDMFFCVSGLLLTVQFLEHTENKRFRISILWQGLINRYLRSLPVYAVLMLFTVSRYDTYQTTPSAYKIMPKVRLICRRKWWINFLYINNYYQPEEQCLIHTWYLAADFQLFVIGLAVLTLLWRFPKATFWTAVTLGVVGVVLPMINTYLHAMDAMMPLTMKGNEYQLWYDEYFVKTYQATETHCCSYFCGMIAGLLYNKITRKELTLPLGTLKNVFTLAYISIIGFALQAPLYNMIQFSKPSLWMAILSGVHKLSIGSFYSMAFLLLTFHDRTSAVRRWFSGNALSRAMARLGFGFYLVQMSVLKVVFGNYPEDTRINVQLIVSTFCSTFILSYSIALIAFIFVEKPFDVLFKLLLSSGKPRRPELESASVSKQSAISSISVISSAKENGNAKGNGLQEEVK, encoded by the exons atgAAGTTTCCGTTCCTTCGAAATTCACCCTCCCCAATGATCAGCTTGGTTCGGCTTTCGGTGCTCTGTGTCGGTTGGCATCTAGCAACCGTAGATGCGTTCGATGTGTTGCTAGGATATAACA aaAGTGAATATTGGAAAATTCCGCAACTACAACTGTACGACAGTATTGAGCAGTGTCTGCACAACAAGCCCGAGGGTGTGTTCTGTGTTGCGAAGGTGGTGATCAAACCGGAAAGTCGGTCGGAAATATGGCGGCTTATTAAA AAATACTCCAAGTATACGTTCCAGTACAATCACGATGTGCTTACGCGTGGCGTGTGTCTTGACCGGTGTAAGAGCGTGGTGGAGCAATTGGGTCCCGAGGCAGAGAGGTTCTATGTGCCAAAGTTTAACGTTTCAAAACGG TATGCCATTTCGGATTGGTTACTGCCAAATGTTACCCAATACCGCCGTGcctacggctaccttatcaaTGTGTGCCAAAACTATGACCTTCGCACACGCTACAACCTGTCCGGGTATGCGGAAATCGAAGAATGTACTACCAATGAGAATTTGGACCGACCAATGG aCACTCTAGATATTTGCTACATAGTACTGCTTGCTTTGCTGCTCCTGCTTGCGATCAGCTCCCAGTGCTACGACAGTTGGCTTGCGCGTAGATCCAGCGACGACGAAAACTACTACCGAAAATCGCACAAAAGTCGTG TGGCAACCCTGGCGACTGCCTTTTCGCTGCGCCGTAACTGGGCCCGGCTAACGTACAAAGCGTCCCGCTGCCAGTACCAGCAGGATTTGGACTTTCTCGATCTGGTGCGCGTGCTGACGATGAGCttcatactgctgctgcacgtgTTTATCGGGATGGCCATGTTTACCGCCCAAAATCCCCTAGCGATGGAGCAG tTTTCGGCCCATCCGTTGTCGCAGATGCTCTTCTCTATAGCCCCGTTCCAGGTGGACATGTTCTTCTGTGTTAGTGGCCTGCTGCTAACAGTGCAGTTTCTAGAACACACCGAAAACAAGCGCTTTCGAATTAGCATCCTATGGCAAGGGCTGATCAATCGTTATCTGAG ATCTCTTCCCGTGTATGCCGTACTGATGCTCTTTACCGTATCTCGCTACGATACCTACCAGACGACACCGTCGGCGTACAAAATTATGCCCAAAGTACGACTGATCTGTCGCCGCAAGTGGTGGATCAACTTCCTGTACATCAACAACTACTATCAGCCGGAAGAACAGTGTCTCATACACACCTGGTATCTGGCTGCGGACTTTCAGCTGTTTGTGATCGGTTTGGCGGTGCTGACGTTACTGTGGCGCTTTCCCAAAGCCACCTTCTGGACGGCGGTAACGCTGGGTGTGGTAGGAGTCGTACTGCCCATGATCAACACGTACCTGCACGCCATGGATGCAATGATGCCACTAACAATGAA AGGCAACGAGTATCAGCTCTGGTACGATGAATACTTTGTGAAGACTTATCAGGCAACGGAAACGCACTGCTGTAGCTACTTTTGCGGCATGATCGCAGGGTTGCTGTATAACAAGATCACACGCAAGGAGCTTACACTTCCACTCGGTACG CTAAAGAATGTATTCACATTGGCGTACATTTCCATCATTGGATTCGCCCTACAAGCGCCACTGTACAACATGATCCAGTTCAGCAAACCTTCGCTCTGGATGGCAATCCTGTCGGGCGTGCATAAGCTCTCGATCGGTTCGTTCTACTCGATGGCCTTCCTGTTGCTTACCTTTCACGATCGTACGTCTGCCGTGCGACGGTGGTTCAGTGGAAATGCGCTGAGCCGTGCGATGGCACGGCTCGGGTTCGGGTTTTACCTTGTGCAGATGTCCGTCCTGAAGGTGGTGTTCGGGAACTATCCAGAGGATACACGCATCAATGTGCAACTTATT GTTTCAACGTTTTGCTCAACATTCATCCTGTCGTACAGTATCGCACTGATTGCTTTCATCTTTGTAGAAAAGCCGTTCGATGTTCTATTCAAACTGCTGCTAAGTTCTGGTAAACCACGGCGGCCCGAGCTTGAATCAGCGTCGGTTAGCAAGCAGTCAGCAATTAGTAGCATTTCGGTGATATCTTCGGCGAAAGAGAACGGAAACGCTAAAGGGAATGGCTTACAGGAGGAAGTGAAGTAG